From Actinosynnema mirum DSM 43827, a single genomic window includes:
- a CDS encoding MarR family winged helix-turn-helix transcriptional regulator has product MLFLPAPTLSVTSAPVSDTGPTRRAPTRDELVVWRSFLRAHARLTRTLEAELVLDQRLTLASYDVLVQLAERPDRRMRMTELADAVLLSRSGVTRLVDRLERSGLVLRERVDGDGRGVVAVLTEAGLDRLRGASGTHLRGVARHFADALDGEDLAEFRRICEKLAEG; this is encoded by the coding sequence ATGCTCTTCCTTCCCGCGCCGACGCTTTCCGTAACATCGGCTCCCGTGTCCGACACCGGCCCGACCAGACGCGCGCCGACCCGCGACGAGCTGGTGGTGTGGCGCTCGTTCCTCAGGGCCCACGCCAGGCTCACCCGCACCCTGGAGGCCGAGCTGGTCCTGGACCAGCGGCTCACCCTGGCCTCGTACGACGTGCTGGTGCAGCTCGCCGAGCGCCCGGACCGCCGGATGCGGATGACCGAGCTGGCGGACGCCGTCCTGCTGTCCCGCTCGGGGGTGACCAGGCTGGTGGACCGGCTGGAGCGGTCCGGGCTGGTGCTGCGCGAGCGGGTCGACGGGGACGGGCGCGGGGTGGTCGCGGTGCTCACCGAGGCCGGGCTGGACCGGCTGCGCGGCGCGTCCGGGACGCACCTGCGCGGGGTGGCCAGGCACTTCGCGGACGCGCTCGACGGCGAGGACCTGGCCGAGTTCCGGCGGATCTGCGAGAAGCTCGCCGAGGGGTGA
- a CDS encoding DUF1003 domain-containing protein → MPEPQGRRRLDQPRSAGRFRLSLDPDAFGRLSERLARFLGTGTFLFWQTIIVVAWIAVNLLAVSLRWDPYPFILLNLAFSTQAAYAAPLILLAQNRQDDRDRVSLEEDRRRAEQTKADTEYLARELAALRIAVGEVATRDFLRGELDRVFREDRKKSGKSKKQREERDGDEREPGEGKGRKDDSRWDDPKLDDVRS, encoded by the coding sequence ATGCCTGAGCCACAGGGACGACGGCGGCTGGACCAGCCGCGCTCGGCGGGCCGGTTCCGGCTGTCGCTGGACCCGGACGCGTTCGGCAGGCTCTCCGAGCGGCTGGCCAGGTTCCTCGGGACGGGCACGTTCCTGTTCTGGCAGACCATCATCGTGGTCGCGTGGATCGCGGTGAACCTGCTCGCGGTGTCGCTGCGCTGGGACCCGTACCCGTTCATCCTGCTGAACCTGGCGTTCTCCACCCAGGCCGCGTACGCCGCGCCGCTGATCCTGCTGGCGCAGAACCGGCAGGACGACCGGGACCGGGTGTCGCTGGAGGAGGACCGGCGGCGGGCCGAGCAGACCAAGGCGGACACCGAGTACCTGGCGCGGGAGCTGGCGGCGCTGCGGATCGCGGTGGGCGAGGTCGCGACGCGGGACTTCCTGCGCGGCGAGCTGGACCGGGTGTTCCGCGAGGACCGGAAGAAGAGCGGGAAGTCGAAGAAGCAGCGCGAGGAGCGGGACGGCGACGAGCGGGAGCCCGGCGAGGGCAAGGGGCGCAAGGACGACAGCCGGTGGGACGACCCGAAGCTGGACGACGTCCGGTCGTAG
- a CDS encoding magnesium transporter MgtE N-terminal domain-containing protein yields the protein MVGVNRVFAAQLAGLPVFGPDGESIGKARDLVVGLRIDRQPPRVLGLVVELVTRRRIFVPMLRVTSIEPNAIILATGSVSLRQFHQRANEVLVVGELIDARVTVGGTAAVLVDAAMEPARTRDWRMTRVAVRERTGRLARRGKVQVLRWDEVVGLSVSEVAGQPQGAQHLVAIFETMRAADVASALHDLPLKRRYEVAEALDDERLADVIEELSEDDQKDLLAHLDDERAADVLEAMNPDDAADLLAELPERDKERLLELMEPEESAPVKRLLEYSFDTAGGLMTPEPVVLAPDATVAEALAHVRNADLTPALASMVFVCRPPTATPTGRYLGCAHIQRLLREPPSDLVAGVLDTDLPTLPPGAKLGEVTRYFAAYNLVCGPVVDEADHLLGAVTVDDVLDHLLPDNWRETGLTHA from the coding sequence GTGGTCGGAGTGAACCGGGTCTTCGCGGCCCAGCTGGCCGGACTGCCCGTGTTCGGGCCGGACGGGGAGTCCATCGGCAAGGCCCGCGACCTGGTCGTGGGCCTGCGAATCGACCGACAACCCCCGCGCGTGCTGGGGCTGGTGGTGGAGCTGGTGACCCGGCGTCGGATCTTCGTGCCGATGCTGCGGGTCACCTCGATCGAGCCGAACGCGATCATCCTCGCGACCGGGTCGGTGAGCCTGCGCCAGTTCCACCAGCGCGCCAACGAGGTGCTGGTGGTCGGCGAGCTGATCGACGCCCGCGTCACCGTCGGCGGGACCGCGGCCGTGCTGGTGGACGCCGCGATGGAACCGGCCCGCACCCGCGACTGGCGGATGACCAGGGTCGCCGTGCGCGAGCGCACCGGCAGGCTCGCCCGCAGGGGCAAGGTGCAGGTGCTGCGCTGGGACGAGGTCGTCGGCCTGTCGGTGAGCGAGGTCGCGGGCCAGCCGCAGGGCGCGCAGCACCTGGTGGCGATCTTCGAGACGATGCGCGCGGCGGACGTGGCGAGCGCGCTGCACGACCTGCCGCTCAAGCGCCGCTACGAGGTCGCCGAGGCGCTGGACGACGAGCGGCTCGCCGACGTCATCGAGGAGCTGTCCGAGGACGACCAGAAGGACCTGCTGGCGCACCTGGACGACGAGCGGGCCGCCGACGTGCTGGAGGCGATGAACCCGGACGACGCGGCCGACCTGCTCGCCGAGCTGCCCGAGCGGGACAAGGAGCGGCTGCTGGAGCTGATGGAGCCGGAGGAGTCGGCCCCGGTGAAGCGGCTGCTGGAGTACAGCTTCGACACGGCGGGCGGGCTGATGACGCCGGAGCCGGTCGTGCTGGCCCCGGACGCGACCGTGGCCGAGGCGCTGGCCCACGTGCGCAACGCCGACCTGACGCCCGCGCTGGCCAGCATGGTGTTCGTGTGCAGGCCGCCGACCGCGACCCCGACCGGCCGCTACCTGGGCTGCGCGCACATCCAGCGGCTGCTCCGCGAACCCCCGTCCGACCTGGTCGCGGGCGTGCTCGACACGGATCTGCCGACGTTGCCGCCGGGCGCGAAGCTGGGCGAGGTGACGCGGTACTTCGCGGCGTACAACCTGGTGTGCGGGCCCGTCGTGGACGAGGCCGACCACCTGCTGGGCGCGGTGACCGTGGACGACGTCCTGGACCACCTGCTGCCGGACAACTGGCGGGAGACGGGGCTGACCCATGCCTGA